The Rhododendron vialii isolate Sample 1 chromosome 1a, ASM3025357v1 region aacacttggatcacaacaaacgaCGGTGCACTTACGGCACAAACAAGAGGAACAAAttccgaaaccctagctctaATACTACGTTAAAGCATCCAACCCAAAAACAattggtaataagtggagaggccacccagactcatatactagtttttgaaggagataattaaccgatgtggaaCAATTTTCAACACTCCACATCATGTGCAACCCCCGACTCACACGTtcagaggtcaacaaaggatccgaAATACGCGGATCACAACGAAAAAATGtacaactatggcacaaacaatgGAAAAAAACCTCCGAAAACCTAACTCTGATGTGGCCGCTTTTTAACAATACAAGACACAATACACAGATACTACACAACACAAATACGGGAACATGTGATTTTGCAAAAAACTAGGATGCGGATATGTTGAGGGATACATTAAGTACGTATATAAGTAAATATATTTGTATACATaaacacaataataaaaaaaatcccaaattaaagataaaaagcccaatggaaaaatgagaatagcGGATTGTGTTTGCATCGTTAGGCTATTTGATATGGGTTTTAAATTTGGTTCATATCTCAAATAGTACATTGTTACTccatttcaagttttaaaatttacaTAATAACCCAAACGTGTCCGACACGTGACCGATATGTGTTGGTACATGTCGGAGCATGTCcgactaaaaataataattaaatattcgGACACGTGTAATTTCACTTGTCActcaagaaaaataattaaatattctGACACATAATTTCACGTGTTGGACACGTGTCGGGAAGGAACATATCCTTGTACAACAAGTGTCCGACACGGATACGAAAGGCCCGTAGACGTGTCCATGGTTCTTAGACTGGGATTACTAAATGGTTGTTTGATAGATCACTGTATTCCACATGGAAGTACACCTGTCCAAACTTATGGGAAAAGAGAGATAGTAAACGTACCCAATACTGGATAAGGAATTCAATTcaaatgaattttgttttttgcagtTGCTTTCAGATATGTAAATGCACGAGAAGCTTTGTCATCCTTGAATTTATAGaaacttaaaaaagaaagactGCAAAGCTGGAGAAATTAAAACCCAGCCAAGTGAtatttgaaaaaccaaaatttggGAAACAATATCAAATTTAACGATAGGCAAGCGTCAGAGACACATAAAATTCTCcactagtaaaaaaaaataaggataataGCAACTGTGAATGTAAACGTAACTGTAACAAACCTCGAGAAGTGGATTGTAGTGAGGTTGGTGACTGTATTGCCTTAGGATCGCCGCATGCATTCGACAATGGAGGTCCGCATAACTCCTTGTTGTTGATGTAAGAAGCATGCGAAAATGTATTGAATTGTTTGCCTCGAGGTATAGGCCCCGTTAGACGATTCTTCGAAAGGTTAAGAGCTCCAAGATAGAGTGAATTTGTTAGTTGTTGGGGAATCTCCCCAGTGAGCTTGTTTGATGAGAGGTCTAACCATTGAAGCTCCGTCAAATTACCAAGTGACTTGGGTATATAACCAGTAAGGTTGTTGTGTGATAAGTTGAGTCCTCGAATTGTATTTAGCCCACCGATGATCCCAGGAATCTCCCCCTGGAACTTGTTCCTTGATAAATCAATGGCGGTGaaaattttaagtatttttttcagTTCAATGGTCGATCCTTTGATCACTATAGACACAGAATCATAATAAGGATTTACAAAACCATTAGTTTGCATGTACCCCAAATCAAAATTCTCATCAAAATTCATCATCGCTTGGAAACTTTTGAAGTACTTTATGGGCAATGGACCAGTGAAATGATTGTTTGACATATCAACAACTCGCAACATGGGGAAGGGAAATTTGGTCTCAGAAGTCAGGATGGATCCATAGAATTTGTTAGATCGCAAGATTAGGACTTGCAAGTTCTGTAAATTTCCCAACCAATGTGGAAATTTGTCAACGTACTTGTTTCTTCCGAGATCTAGCACTTCCAGGTTTGTACAATTAACCAGAGACTTTGGTATTGGCCCTTCAAACCCATTGCTATTAAGATTGACAGTTTTCAAGTGATTTCTCATGGAAAATGAATCATGAATGGTTCCAGAGAAGTTATTCTTTTGTAGTTCGAGCATAATGAGATATTCGCTGAATCTATTTGGTTCAGGAATGGTGCCAGAAAATCTATTAGAAGAAAGTATCAGGTGGGTAAGCTTTTGCAGTTCAAAAGTTGAATTTGGAACCGTACCATGTAGGTCATTATAGCTCAAATCAATAATCCCCAACGAAGCAGACTGAAACTCAAGTGTACGACCAATCAGTTTGTTATAGCTGAGATCTATGTACCCGAGTGCGGGTAATTCAAAGACCCAagatggtattgtaccgttaatCAAGTTTTGGTAGATGCTCAAAAAGCATAGCTTTGGAGGTACAATTACTTGTGAAGGAAGAGGACCAGTGAGACTATTAATTGACACATCTAAGATGAAAAGTTCTGTCAAGTTTGCATCCCATGAAAAGAAGGGACCAGTGAAATTATTGTCTGAAAGGTATAAGTAAGAGAGATTTCTAAGGTTCGAAATTGAAGATGGGAGGATACCACTGAAATTATTGGATTGGAGCTCTAAAATACTGATTTGTGTAAGGTTCCAGAGAGAAGTAGGAAGGGACCCATGAAAATGGCAAGTAGAGAGTGACAATACCTCCAATGACTTCAGATTAGCAATTGAGTCGGGCAATTCTCCAGAAAAATCTGTGTGTGAGAGAATTAAGATCGAGAGAGGATAGCTCAAATTCATGAAATCGGGTAAATAACCCGTGAGAGCATCATTGTACCCCACATCCAGCACCTGTAGATGAGGTAAATGAAAGATTCCGCTAGGGAATTTTCCATGTAATCCTGAGTAGCGGAGATGGAGGGTTCTTAAAGAAGTCAAATTGAGCAAAAAATTTGGAACCACTGAAGAAGACATGTTTACATCGCCAAGATCAAGATGTCTTAACTTGGATAAATTTTGAATGAGTAACTCGAACCCGCCTTCTTCCAATCTCAAGTCATAATTGAAAGAGAGATCAAGCGACTCTAGTTTGTTAAGGAAGGAGACTCCAGTTGGGACTTTGCCCGAAAAACCACACACAGAGAGATTGAGGTGTGTCAATTCGGTGAACCGAGTGAATTCAGGTGAGATGGGAGACATGGAAAAATCATTGTAAGCGAGGTTGAGGTTTTGAAGGTGgggaaaggagaagaagaggctGCTATTAGGGTGGATGATACCTTTGAGCCAGCTGCAGCTGAGGTCGAGTCCAATTACTTGACCCGTCGTGTTGTCACAATCGACCCCATCCCACGAACAACAATCAGAACCCTTTTTCCAAgactccatctttggataatAAGCATCACCACATCGAGAAGCAGATTGAATGAAGGAAAAATTTCGTTTAAATTGCAATAGCACAGAGGTCTGTTGTTGAGTGCAGAGTTGGGCATGTAAGCATGTGAGTTgacaaaggaagagaaagaagaaaaggcaTACTTGTTCACAGCCCATCTTTCCTCTTGAACACtgaaaaaatatgagtttacCAATTGAGGACAAGTATGGTTCAAAAATTGAGGACAAGTACTTGAAATGTTTTATATATAAGCATCTGCTGGAAACTAAATTAAATAACATGACTGCTATTTTCTACCAGCGCTTAGGGTGCGTTTGCaatattttcagttttttgtttttaagaaattaaaaGTAGAATTAggtttaaggggtgtgtacacccttttaaggggtgtgtattgtagactttccctatGTTTTTATATAAAAGCTCTTGTAGTACGTTCACCTATAATCTTGTGTACTAAACGAGCCGATCGTTTTGGAGCAAAGCTTTAGAGTCTTGAGCTTGGCTTGTTTTTGCTATACAAGCCTAAAACTAGAGCTTGAGCTTAGCTCAAttactaaacaagccgagcctCAAGCTCGAGGTAGCTCGGTTTGTTTGCATCCCAACAAagggtaacaaaaaaaaaatttgcaccgAAAGTGTTGCAACATTGGTAATTAGTTTTTTGACACTATATCAAGTCAAATGGCTTCTGCAATGCTATATGCATACGGGgagtcgggagagagagagaacctcaGGGGACTCGAACAGGACTCGAAGAGAGGGATGTCGGTGGAAATTCTGGAGGAATAAGTGGCGGGTTTGGTCATCTGGTTCTTTATGACCAAATGCGATCGTGATTTCGATCGAGTAATTTCTCCCTGACCATGGCATGGACGCTTTGAAGGCTATTAATTTACTGGCAAATGCTTCCCCTTCAACTCCAGTCCACCGCAgaatagaagagagagagagagagagagagagagacagagagagaggagggtgggattaaaaccttttttgtcgtgaactttttttttattgatgtaGATTACGAGGAGGCCTAATTTCATTGATCAATTAGACCAATCGAAATCTCGGAAGCCGAAACGCTGCTTAATTGCAAATTACCTAATTAAGCAAATTTCGGACAAGGATCGGGCCCAAACTTTGTGGGCTAACTTATTTTAGCGTTGCTTTTCACCCTAATTCCTTTGTTTAGGCTTTCAATTTaggttttttgtcattttggaaaagttttgttttgttaataaCTCTTAATCCGAAATTCCTTTTTATTTGGTTCTTTTTGGAAACGTCCTGTATTTCTTttccgttttcaattttagcaAAAGCTTCAAATTTTTGGACACTTTATTTTCCGACtttatttttagaatttctagggtttcgggCCTATATAATGGTTTGTAACCTAATGTTATGCAACTTTTGATCAATATTATTTTGACTTTGTCGCTTTCTCCAGTGGACTCTAGTTTATCATTCGTtcgattagtacgcaactaatctctttgttaattccgcttcgtcaattatattttttttgttttaacttttttcCAGATGAACGTACAatgaaatgtaaaaaatttatccAAGTCTAATAAAATTTAAGCGAAAACAATCAAAAATACTGTGCCAAAATGTTAGGTAGAGAAATTAGGCCAAAGGGCTCCACCCCCAAGCACC contains the following coding sequences:
- the LOC131300935 gene encoding receptor-like protein 9DC3 isoform X2 codes for the protein MPWSGRNYSIEITIAFGHKEPDDQTRHLFLQNFHRHPSLRVLFESPECSRGKMGCEQVCLFFFLFLCQLTCLHAQLCTQQQTSVLLQFKRNFSFIQSASRCGDAYYPKMESWKKGSDCCSWDGVDCDNTTGQVIGLDLSCSWLKGIIHPNSSLFFSFPHLQNLNLAYNDFSMSPISPEFTRFTELTHLNLSVCGFSGKVPTGVSFLNKLESLDLSFNYDLRLEEGGFELLIQNLSKLRHLDLGDVNMSSSVVPNFLLNLTSLRTLHLRYSGLHGKFPSGIFHLPHLQVLDVGYNDALTGYLPDFMNLSYPLSILILSHTDFSGELPDSIANLKSLEVLSLSTCHFHGSLPTSLWNLTQISILELQSNNFSGILPSSISNLRNLSYLYLSDNNFTGPFFSWDANLTELFILDVSINSLTGPLPSQVIVPPKLCFLSIYQNLINGTIPSWVFELPALGYIDLSYNKLIGRTLEFQSASLGIIDLSYNDLHGTVPNSTFELQKLTHLILSSNRFSGTIPEPNRFSEYLIMLELQKNNFSGTIHDSFSMRNHLKTVNLNSNGFEGPIPKSLVNCTNLEVLDLGRNKYVDKFPHWLGNLQNLQVLILRSNKFYGSILTSETKFPFPMLRVVDMSNNHFTGPLPIKYFKSFQAMMNFDENFDLGYMQTNGFVNPYYDSVSIVIKGSTIELKKILKIFTAIDLSRNKFQGEIPGIIGGLNTIRGLNLSHNNLTGYIPKSLGNLTELQWLDLSSNKLTGEIPQQLTNSLYLGALNLSKNRLTGPIPRGKQFNTFSHASYINNKELCGPPLSNACGDPKAIQSPTSLQSTSRVGNTAGAIAGVAAGIALLFAALVIALYYWRQRKLPDHFFDIPAEEDLDVHLEQLKRFSLPELQIATNYFNNKNIIGRGGSGKVYKGRLADGSLVAVKRLKEEHTHGRELQFQTEVELISMADHRNLLRLRGYCMTSTERVLVYPYMANGSVASCLRGIKPRMKHN
- the LOC131300935 gene encoding receptor-like protein 9DC3 isoform X1 — protein: MPWSGRNYSIEITIAFGHKEPDDQTRHLFLQNFHRHPSLRVLFESPECSRGKMGCEQVCLFFFLFLCQLTCLHAQLCTQQQTSVLLQFKRNFSFIQSASRCGDAYYPKMESWKKGSDCCSWDGVDCDNTTGQVIGLDLSCSWLKGIIHPNSSLFFSFPHLQNLNLAYNDFSMSPISPEFTRFTELTHLNLSVCGFSGKVPTGVSFLNKLESLDLSFNYDLRLEEGGFELLIQNLSKLRHLDLGDVNMSSSVVPNFLLNLTSLRTLHLRYSGLHGKFPSGIFHLPHLQVLDVGYNDALTGYLPDFMNLSYPLSILILSHTDFSGELPDSIANLKSLEVLSLSTCHFHGSLPTSLWNLTQISILELQSNNFSGILPSSISNLRNLSYLYLSDNNFTGPFFSWDANLTELFILDVSINSLTGPLPSQVIVPPKLCFLSIYQNLINGTIPSWVFELPALGYIDLSYNKLIGRTLEFQSASLGIIDLSYNDLHGTVPNSTFELQKLTHLILSSNRFSGTIPEPNRFSEYLIMLELQKNNFSGTIHDSFSMRNHLKTVNLNSNGFEGPIPKSLVNCTNLEVLDLGRNKYVDKFPHWLGNLQNLQVLILRSNKFYGSILTSETKFPFPMLRVVDMSNNHFTGPLPIKYFKSFQAMMNFDENFDLGYMQTNGFVNPYYDSVSIVIKGSTIELKKILKIFTAIDLSRNKFQGEIPGIIGGLNTIRGLNLSHNNLTGYIPKSLGNLTELQWLDLSSNKLTGEIPQQLTNSLYLGALNLSKNRLTGPIPRGKQFNTFSHASYINNKELCGPPLSNACGDPKAIQSPTSLQSTSRVGNTAGAIAGVAAGIALLFAALVIALYYWRQRKLPDHFFDIPAEEDLDVHLEQLKRFSLPELQIATNYFNNKNIIGRGGSGKVYKGRLADGSLVAVKRLKEEHTHGRELQFQTEVELISMADHRNLLRLRGYCMTSTERVLVYPYMANGSVASCLRERPDSQAPLDWPRRKHIALGAARGLAYLHDHCDPKIIHRDVKVANILLDEEFEAVVGDFGLAKLMDYKDTHVTTAVRGTMGHIAPEYLSTGKSSEKTDVFGYGVMLLELITGQSAFDLARLGDHDVMLLDLVKGLLNEKKFEMLVDPDMQGNYVHEEVEELIQMVLLCTQESPNERPKMSEVVRMLEGDGLAERWEAWQKEEVFRLEFSNTLHATANWIVADSTSNLRPVELSGPR